One segment of Parafrankia discariae DNA contains the following:
- a CDS encoding alpha/beta hydrolase produces MIGPWVRAVSTENCEEDAVGLATPAMDGECAAAWRTVVDRHFGGVMTLTEEAIPKARGASVVTRDLLLQAFPFTERECVVPGPEADIVLSVFTPAGHTAVSPGIVWVHGGGMVTGDRFMVFPALRLALASGAVVVSVEYRLAPEHPDPAPVDDCYAALLWTASHADELGIDAHALVLAGGSAGGGIAAGTALRVRDQGGPSLAGLLLASPMLDDRMRTASARMAGELPWSATSNRVGWRMLLGDRVGTDDVSIYAAPGRATDLSGLPPTFLDVGSVDLFRDEGVAFATTVWSCGGDAELHVWPGGFHGYEDAAPGTALATDTLAARERWLARVLARSGPLLGGLGPGGPGA; encoded by the coding sequence ATGATCGGTCCCTGGGTACGGGCGGTCTCCACGGAGAATTGCGAGGAAGACGCTGTGGGTCTTGCAACGCCGGCCATGGACGGGGAGTGCGCGGCCGCCTGGCGGACCGTCGTGGACCGCCATTTCGGTGGAGTAATGACGCTGACGGAAGAAGCGATTCCGAAGGCACGCGGGGCGAGCGTGGTGACCCGCGACCTTCTCCTGCAGGCATTCCCCTTCACGGAGCGGGAATGTGTGGTTCCGGGGCCGGAAGCCGACATCGTCCTTTCGGTCTTCACACCGGCCGGTCATACCGCGGTAAGCCCGGGAATCGTGTGGGTCCACGGCGGGGGGATGGTGACCGGTGACCGTTTCATGGTCTTCCCGGCTCTCCGGTTGGCCTTGGCGAGCGGCGCCGTCGTCGTGTCCGTCGAGTACCGGCTCGCTCCGGAGCATCCCGACCCCGCGCCCGTCGACGACTGCTACGCCGCCCTGCTCTGGACCGCCAGCCACGCGGACGAGCTGGGGATCGATGCCCACGCGCTCGTGCTGGCCGGCGGCAGCGCCGGCGGAGGCATCGCCGCGGGCACCGCGCTGCGGGTCCGTGACCAGGGCGGTCCCAGCCTGGCCGGGCTACTGCTGGCGAGCCCCATGCTTGACGACCGGATGCGGACGGCGTCGGCCCGGATGGCGGGTGAGCTGCCCTGGTCGGCGACCAGTAACAGGGTCGGATGGCGGATGCTGCTGGGAGACCGCGTCGGAACCGACGACGTGTCCATCTACGCCGCGCCCGGCCGGGCGACCGACCTGTCCGGTCTGCCTCCGACCTTCCTCGACGTCGGCTCTGTCGATCTTTTCCGCGACGAGGGCGTCGCGTTCGCCACGACGGTCTGGTCGTGCGGGGGCGACGCGGAACTGCATGTGTGGCCTGGTGGTTTCCACGGCTACGAGGACGCCGCGCCTGGCACCGCACTCGCCACCGACACCCTCGCGGCACGCGAGCGCTGGCTGGCCCGGGTCCTCGCGCGCTCGGGCCCACTCCTCGGAGGGCTCGGCCCGGGAGGCCCAGGCGCCTGA